The following coding sequences lie in one Stigmatopora nigra isolate UIUO_SnigA chromosome 4, RoL_Snig_1.1, whole genome shotgun sequence genomic window:
- the LOC144195105 gene encoding ARF GTPase-activating protein GIT2-like isoform X7, producing MSKRMRNTEVCADCSVPEPRWASVNRGVLICDECCSVHRSLGRHSSQVRHLTQTPWPPTQLQMVQMLYSNGANSIWEHSLLDPASVMSGKRKANPQDKLHPNKSEFIKAKYQMLAFVHRIPCREDDSSTAKDLSKQLHSSVRTGNLETCLRLLSLGAQANFFHPEKGNTPLHVAAKAGQVSQAELLTVYGADPGAPDSNGKTPIDYAREAGHHELADRLVEIQYELTDRLAFYLCGRKPDHKNGLHFIVPQMADSSLDLSELAKAAKKKLQSLSNHLFEELAMDVYDEVDRRETDAVWLATQNHSALVTETTLVPFLPVNPEYSSTRNQGRQKLARFNAHEFATLVIDILSDAKRRQQGNSVTIPKDNVELILKSMSTRPCSDSQDNDQPDYDSVASDEDTDQEVPSSKGDRTKSLDSDLSDGPITMQEYLEVKNALSASEAKIQHLLKANSNLSDELRLMQKKKEKGAFVTTSSSLPSFPSTLSWSKDESNLKASKLDKQSSMPESDYDNTFNDSEVDDSGACRRGRLRSSGRLGEGSSIPELDDLEVELDSTLPSTEDVIRKTEQITKNIQELLRAAQDNKHESFIPCSERIHVAVTEMAALFPKRPRSETVRSSLRLLTASACRLQNECRKALPPEGFPGPDMQLVTQQVIQCAYDIAKAAKQLVTITTKENTN from the exons ATGTCCAAACGCATGAGGAACACGGAGGTGTGTGCAGACTGTTCCGTCCCAG AACCCCGCTGGGCCTCAGTGAATAGGGGTGTGTTGATTTGTGATGAGTGTTGCAGTGTTCATCGAAGTCTGGGCAGGCACAGCTCACAAGTCCGCCATCTGACTCAAACGCCATGGCCTCCTACACAGCTACAA ATGGTTCAGATGTTGTACAGCAATGGCGCTAATTCAATTTGGGAGCACTCTCTTCTGGACCCAGCGTCTGTAATGAGTGGAAAACGCAAAGCCAACCCCCAGGACAAATTGCA CCCCAACAAATCAGAATTCATCAAAGCTAAATATCAGATGTTGGCATTTGTTCACCGCATACCTTGTCGGGAGGATGACAGCTCAACAGCCAAAGACTTGAGTAAG CAACTTCATTCAAGTGTTCGCACTGGGAATCTTGAAACCTGTTTGAGATTGCTCTCACTAGGAGCTCAAGCAAACTTTTTTCACCCT gaaaaaggaAACACTCCCTTGCATGTGGCAGCAAAAGCAGGCCAAGTCTCTCAAGCGGAACTCTTAACTGTTTACGGCGCCGATCCTGGAGCCCCAGATAGCAATGGCAAAACTCCCATTGACTATGCCAG AGAGGCGGGACATCACGAACTGGCAGATAGACTAGTGGAAATTCAGTATGAGTTGACAGATCGGCTGGCATTCTACCTGTGTGGAAGAAAACCAG ATCATAAAAATGGGCTGCACTTCATTGTTCCTCAAATGGCTGACAG CAGTTTAGATTTATCCGAACTGGCCAAGGCAGCAAAGAAGAAGCTGCAGTCA CTAAGTAATCATTTATTTGAAGAGCTGGCCATGGATGTGTATGATGAGGTGGACAGGCGAGAGACTGATGCAG TGTGGTTAGCAACACAGAATCACAGTGCTCTTGTGACGGAGACAACTCTGGTGCCTTTCCTTCCTGTTAATCCAGAGTATTCATCAACAAGGAACCAG ggACGCCAGAAACTTGCAAGATTCAATGCCCATGAATTTGCAACTCTTGTGATTGACATACTAAGTGATGCTAAGCGAAGACAACAAGGCAATTCAGTAACCATCCCTAAAG ACAATGTGGAACTTATCCTGAAGAGCATGTCTACTAGGCCATGCAGTGATAGCCAGGATAATGACCAGCCCGATTACGACAGTGTAGCATCAGATGAGGATACGGATCAGGAGGTCCCTTCAAGTAAAGGAGATAGGACAAAG AGCCTAGATTCTGATCTCTCTGATGGACCTATCACCATGCAGGAGTATCTTGAGGTGAAAAACGCGCTCTCGGCCTCCGAGGCCAAAATCCAGCATCTCCTGAAAGCCAACAGCAATCTGAGCGATGAGCTGCGACTAATGCAGAAAAAG AAGGAAAAGGGTGCTTTTGTGACCACCTCTTCATCCCTCCCCTCATTTCCGTCCACCCTGTCCTGGTCCAAGGATGAAAGTAATCTAAAG GCCTCCAAGTTAGACAAGCAGAGCAGCATGCCTGAAAGCGATTACGACAATACATTCAACGACTCGGAGGTGGACGATTCGGG ggcgTGCAGGAGAGGGAGGCTGAGGAGCAGCGGCCGACTAGGGGAAGGCAGCTCCATCCCCGAGCTGGACGACCTGGAGGTGGAATTGGACTCCACCCTACCCAGCACCGAGGATGTCATCCGCAAAACCGAGCAGATCACCAAGAATATTCAGGAGCTTCTGCGAGCGGCCCAGGATAACAAACACGAGAG CTTCATACCCTGCTCAGAAAGGATACATGTGGCTGTAACAGAAATGGCCGCGCTCTTTCCAAAG AGGCCACGCTCTGAGACCGTAAGGAGCTCTCTGCGCTTGTTGACGGCCAGCGCGTGCAGGCTTCAGAACGAATGCCGGAAGGCGTTGCCTCCAGAAGGCTTCCCGGGACCGGACATGCAGCTTGTCACCCAGCAGGTTATCCAATGTGCTTATGATATTGCCAAGGCAGCTAAGCAGCTTGTCACCATCACCACTAAGGAAAACACCAACTGA
- the LOC144195105 gene encoding ARF GTPase-activating protein GIT2-like isoform X9 — protein sequence MSKRMRNTEVCADCSVPEPRWASVNRGVLICDECCSVHRSLGRHSSQVRHLTQTPWPPTQLQMVQMLYSNGANSIWEHSLLDPASVMSGKRKANPQDKLHPNKSEFIKAKYQMLAFVHRIPCREDDSSTAKDLSKQLHSSVRTGNLETCLRLLSLGAQANFFHPEKGNTPLHVAAKAGQVSQAELLTVYGADPGAPDSNGKTPIDYAREAGHHELADRLVEIQYELTDRLAFYLCGRKPDHKNGLHFIVPQMADSSLDLSELAKAAKKKLQSLSNHLFEELAMDVYDEVDRRETDAVWLATQNHSALVTETTLVPFLPVNPEYSSTRNQGRQKLARFNAHEFATLVIDILSDAKRRQQGNSVTIPKDNVELILKSMSTRPCSDSQDNDQPDYDSVASDEDTDQEVPSSKGDRTKSLDSDLSDGPITMQEYLEVKNALSASEAKIQHLLKANSNLSDELRLMQKKASKLDKQSSMPESDYDNTFNDSEVDDSGACRRGRLRSSGRLGEGSSIPELDDLEVELDSTLPSTEDVIRKTEQITKNIQELLRAAQDNKHESFIPCSERIHVAVTEMAALFPKRPRSETVRSSLRLLTASACRLQNECRKALPPEGFPGPDMQLVTQQVIQCAYDIAKAAKQLVTITTKENTN from the exons ATGTCCAAACGCATGAGGAACACGGAGGTGTGTGCAGACTGTTCCGTCCCAG AACCCCGCTGGGCCTCAGTGAATAGGGGTGTGTTGATTTGTGATGAGTGTTGCAGTGTTCATCGAAGTCTGGGCAGGCACAGCTCACAAGTCCGCCATCTGACTCAAACGCCATGGCCTCCTACACAGCTACAA ATGGTTCAGATGTTGTACAGCAATGGCGCTAATTCAATTTGGGAGCACTCTCTTCTGGACCCAGCGTCTGTAATGAGTGGAAAACGCAAAGCCAACCCCCAGGACAAATTGCA CCCCAACAAATCAGAATTCATCAAAGCTAAATATCAGATGTTGGCATTTGTTCACCGCATACCTTGTCGGGAGGATGACAGCTCAACAGCCAAAGACTTGAGTAAG CAACTTCATTCAAGTGTTCGCACTGGGAATCTTGAAACCTGTTTGAGATTGCTCTCACTAGGAGCTCAAGCAAACTTTTTTCACCCT gaaaaaggaAACACTCCCTTGCATGTGGCAGCAAAAGCAGGCCAAGTCTCTCAAGCGGAACTCTTAACTGTTTACGGCGCCGATCCTGGAGCCCCAGATAGCAATGGCAAAACTCCCATTGACTATGCCAG AGAGGCGGGACATCACGAACTGGCAGATAGACTAGTGGAAATTCAGTATGAGTTGACAGATCGGCTGGCATTCTACCTGTGTGGAAGAAAACCAG ATCATAAAAATGGGCTGCACTTCATTGTTCCTCAAATGGCTGACAG CAGTTTAGATTTATCCGAACTGGCCAAGGCAGCAAAGAAGAAGCTGCAGTCA CTAAGTAATCATTTATTTGAAGAGCTGGCCATGGATGTGTATGATGAGGTGGACAGGCGAGAGACTGATGCAG TGTGGTTAGCAACACAGAATCACAGTGCTCTTGTGACGGAGACAACTCTGGTGCCTTTCCTTCCTGTTAATCCAGAGTATTCATCAACAAGGAACCAG ggACGCCAGAAACTTGCAAGATTCAATGCCCATGAATTTGCAACTCTTGTGATTGACATACTAAGTGATGCTAAGCGAAGACAACAAGGCAATTCAGTAACCATCCCTAAAG ACAATGTGGAACTTATCCTGAAGAGCATGTCTACTAGGCCATGCAGTGATAGCCAGGATAATGACCAGCCCGATTACGACAGTGTAGCATCAGATGAGGATACGGATCAGGAGGTCCCTTCAAGTAAAGGAGATAGGACAAAG AGCCTAGATTCTGATCTCTCTGATGGACCTATCACCATGCAGGAGTATCTTGAGGTGAAAAACGCGCTCTCGGCCTCCGAGGCCAAAATCCAGCATCTCCTGAAAGCCAACAGCAATCTGAGCGATGAGCTGCGACTAATGCAGAAAAAG GCCTCCAAGTTAGACAAGCAGAGCAGCATGCCTGAAAGCGATTACGACAATACATTCAACGACTCGGAGGTGGACGATTCGGG ggcgTGCAGGAGAGGGAGGCTGAGGAGCAGCGGCCGACTAGGGGAAGGCAGCTCCATCCCCGAGCTGGACGACCTGGAGGTGGAATTGGACTCCACCCTACCCAGCACCGAGGATGTCATCCGCAAAACCGAGCAGATCACCAAGAATATTCAGGAGCTTCTGCGAGCGGCCCAGGATAACAAACACGAGAG CTTCATACCCTGCTCAGAAAGGATACATGTGGCTGTAACAGAAATGGCCGCGCTCTTTCCAAAG AGGCCACGCTCTGAGACCGTAAGGAGCTCTCTGCGCTTGTTGACGGCCAGCGCGTGCAGGCTTCAGAACGAATGCCGGAAGGCGTTGCCTCCAGAAGGCTTCCCGGGACCGGACATGCAGCTTGTCACCCAGCAGGTTATCCAATGTGCTTATGATATTGCCAAGGCAGCTAAGCAGCTTGTCACCATCACCACTAAGGAAAACACCAACTGA
- the LOC144195105 gene encoding ARF GTPase-activating protein GIT2-like isoform X8 produces MSKRMRNTEVCADCSVPEPRWASVNRGVLICDECCSVHRSLGRHSSQVRHLTQTPWPPTQLQMVQMLYSNGANSIWEHSLLDPASVMSGKRKANPQDKLHPNKSEFIKAKYQMLAFVHRIPCREDDSSTAKDLSKQLHSSVRTGNLETCLRLLSLGAQANFFHPEKGNTPLHVAAKAGQVSQAELLTVYGADPGAPDSNGKTPIDYAREAGHHELADRLVEIQYELTDRLAFYLCGRKPDHKNGLHFIVPQMADSSLDLSELAKAAKKKLQSLSNHLFEELAMDVYDEVDRRETDAVWLATQNHSALVTETTLVPFLPVNPEYSSTRNQGRQKLARFNAHEFATLVIDILSDAKRRQQGNSVTIPKDNVELILKSMSTRPCSDSQDNDQPDYDSVASDEDTDQEVPSSKGDRTKSLDSDLSDGPITMQEYLEVKNALSASEAKIQHLLKANSNLSDELRLMQKKHQSLPLQASKLDKQSSMPESDYDNTFNDSEVDDSGACRRGRLRSSGRLGEGSSIPELDDLEVELDSTLPSTEDVIRKTEQITKNIQELLRAAQDNKHESFIPCSERIHVAVTEMAALFPKRPRSETVRSSLRLLTASACRLQNECRKALPPEGFPGPDMQLVTQQVIQCAYDIAKAAKQLVTITTKENTN; encoded by the exons ATGTCCAAACGCATGAGGAACACGGAGGTGTGTGCAGACTGTTCCGTCCCAG AACCCCGCTGGGCCTCAGTGAATAGGGGTGTGTTGATTTGTGATGAGTGTTGCAGTGTTCATCGAAGTCTGGGCAGGCACAGCTCACAAGTCCGCCATCTGACTCAAACGCCATGGCCTCCTACACAGCTACAA ATGGTTCAGATGTTGTACAGCAATGGCGCTAATTCAATTTGGGAGCACTCTCTTCTGGACCCAGCGTCTGTAATGAGTGGAAAACGCAAAGCCAACCCCCAGGACAAATTGCA CCCCAACAAATCAGAATTCATCAAAGCTAAATATCAGATGTTGGCATTTGTTCACCGCATACCTTGTCGGGAGGATGACAGCTCAACAGCCAAAGACTTGAGTAAG CAACTTCATTCAAGTGTTCGCACTGGGAATCTTGAAACCTGTTTGAGATTGCTCTCACTAGGAGCTCAAGCAAACTTTTTTCACCCT gaaaaaggaAACACTCCCTTGCATGTGGCAGCAAAAGCAGGCCAAGTCTCTCAAGCGGAACTCTTAACTGTTTACGGCGCCGATCCTGGAGCCCCAGATAGCAATGGCAAAACTCCCATTGACTATGCCAG AGAGGCGGGACATCACGAACTGGCAGATAGACTAGTGGAAATTCAGTATGAGTTGACAGATCGGCTGGCATTCTACCTGTGTGGAAGAAAACCAG ATCATAAAAATGGGCTGCACTTCATTGTTCCTCAAATGGCTGACAG CAGTTTAGATTTATCCGAACTGGCCAAGGCAGCAAAGAAGAAGCTGCAGTCA CTAAGTAATCATTTATTTGAAGAGCTGGCCATGGATGTGTATGATGAGGTGGACAGGCGAGAGACTGATGCAG TGTGGTTAGCAACACAGAATCACAGTGCTCTTGTGACGGAGACAACTCTGGTGCCTTTCCTTCCTGTTAATCCAGAGTATTCATCAACAAGGAACCAG ggACGCCAGAAACTTGCAAGATTCAATGCCCATGAATTTGCAACTCTTGTGATTGACATACTAAGTGATGCTAAGCGAAGACAACAAGGCAATTCAGTAACCATCCCTAAAG ACAATGTGGAACTTATCCTGAAGAGCATGTCTACTAGGCCATGCAGTGATAGCCAGGATAATGACCAGCCCGATTACGACAGTGTAGCATCAGATGAGGATACGGATCAGGAGGTCCCTTCAAGTAAAGGAGATAGGACAAAG AGCCTAGATTCTGATCTCTCTGATGGACCTATCACCATGCAGGAGTATCTTGAGGTGAAAAACGCGCTCTCGGCCTCCGAGGCCAAAATCCAGCATCTCCTGAAAGCCAACAGCAATCTGAGCGATGAGCTGCGACTAATGCAGAAAAAG CATCAATCGCTTCCTCTGCAGGCCTCCAAGTTAGACAAGCAGAGCAGCATGCCTGAAAGCGATTACGACAATACATTCAACGACTCGGAGGTGGACGATTCGGG ggcgTGCAGGAGAGGGAGGCTGAGGAGCAGCGGCCGACTAGGGGAAGGCAGCTCCATCCCCGAGCTGGACGACCTGGAGGTGGAATTGGACTCCACCCTACCCAGCACCGAGGATGTCATCCGCAAAACCGAGCAGATCACCAAGAATATTCAGGAGCTTCTGCGAGCGGCCCAGGATAACAAACACGAGAG CTTCATACCCTGCTCAGAAAGGATACATGTGGCTGTAACAGAAATGGCCGCGCTCTTTCCAAAG AGGCCACGCTCTGAGACCGTAAGGAGCTCTCTGCGCTTGTTGACGGCCAGCGCGTGCAGGCTTCAGAACGAATGCCGGAAGGCGTTGCCTCCAGAAGGCTTCCCGGGACCGGACATGCAGCTTGTCACCCAGCAGGTTATCCAATGTGCTTATGATATTGCCAAGGCAGCTAAGCAGCTTGTCACCATCACCACTAAGGAAAACACCAACTGA
- the LOC144195105 gene encoding ARF GTPase-activating protein GIT2-like isoform X3, giving the protein MSKRMRNTEVCADCSVPEPRWASVNRGVLICDECCSVHRSLGRHSSQVRHLTQTPWPPTQLQMVQMLYSNGANSIWEHSLLDPASVMSGKRKANPQDKLHPNKSEFIKAKYQMLAFVHRIPCREDDSSTAKDLSKQLHSSVRTGNLETCLRLLSLGAQANFFHPEKGNTPLHVAAKAGQVSQAELLTVYGADPGAPDSNGKTPIDYAREAGHHELADRLVEIQYELTDRLAFYLCGRKPDHKNGLHFIVPQMADSSLDLSELAKAAKKKLQSLSNHLFEELAMDVYDEVDRRETDAVWLATQNHSALVTETTLVPFLPVNPEYSSTRNQGRQKLARFNAHEFATLVIDILSDAKRRQQGNSVTIPKDNVELILKSMSTRPCSDSQDNDQPDYDSVASDEDTDQEVPSSKGDRTKSLDSDLSDGPITMQEYLEVKNALSASEAKIQHLLKANSNLSDELRLMQKKLQSLQSENTSLRRQVTANIYQIPSTSDYPDPSSPSALKRRQSARASRPMSMYETGSGLKPYLPKGESPYPEEAIPTLHPFPPHKEKGAFVTTSSSLPSFPSTLSWSKDESNLKASKLDKQSSMPESDYDNTFNDSEVDDSGACRRGRLRSSGRLGEGSSIPELDDLEVELDSTLPSTEDVIRKTEQITKNIQELLRAAQDNKHESFIPCSERIHVAVTEMAALFPKRPRSETVRSSLRLLTASACRLQNECRKALPPEGFPGPDMQLVTQQVIQCAYDIAKAAKQLVTITTKENTN; this is encoded by the exons ATGTCCAAACGCATGAGGAACACGGAGGTGTGTGCAGACTGTTCCGTCCCAG AACCCCGCTGGGCCTCAGTGAATAGGGGTGTGTTGATTTGTGATGAGTGTTGCAGTGTTCATCGAAGTCTGGGCAGGCACAGCTCACAAGTCCGCCATCTGACTCAAACGCCATGGCCTCCTACACAGCTACAA ATGGTTCAGATGTTGTACAGCAATGGCGCTAATTCAATTTGGGAGCACTCTCTTCTGGACCCAGCGTCTGTAATGAGTGGAAAACGCAAAGCCAACCCCCAGGACAAATTGCA CCCCAACAAATCAGAATTCATCAAAGCTAAATATCAGATGTTGGCATTTGTTCACCGCATACCTTGTCGGGAGGATGACAGCTCAACAGCCAAAGACTTGAGTAAG CAACTTCATTCAAGTGTTCGCACTGGGAATCTTGAAACCTGTTTGAGATTGCTCTCACTAGGAGCTCAAGCAAACTTTTTTCACCCT gaaaaaggaAACACTCCCTTGCATGTGGCAGCAAAAGCAGGCCAAGTCTCTCAAGCGGAACTCTTAACTGTTTACGGCGCCGATCCTGGAGCCCCAGATAGCAATGGCAAAACTCCCATTGACTATGCCAG AGAGGCGGGACATCACGAACTGGCAGATAGACTAGTGGAAATTCAGTATGAGTTGACAGATCGGCTGGCATTCTACCTGTGTGGAAGAAAACCAG ATCATAAAAATGGGCTGCACTTCATTGTTCCTCAAATGGCTGACAG CAGTTTAGATTTATCCGAACTGGCCAAGGCAGCAAAGAAGAAGCTGCAGTCA CTAAGTAATCATTTATTTGAAGAGCTGGCCATGGATGTGTATGATGAGGTGGACAGGCGAGAGACTGATGCAG TGTGGTTAGCAACACAGAATCACAGTGCTCTTGTGACGGAGACAACTCTGGTGCCTTTCCTTCCTGTTAATCCAGAGTATTCATCAACAAGGAACCAG ggACGCCAGAAACTTGCAAGATTCAATGCCCATGAATTTGCAACTCTTGTGATTGACATACTAAGTGATGCTAAGCGAAGACAACAAGGCAATTCAGTAACCATCCCTAAAG ACAATGTGGAACTTATCCTGAAGAGCATGTCTACTAGGCCATGCAGTGATAGCCAGGATAATGACCAGCCCGATTACGACAGTGTAGCATCAGATGAGGATACGGATCAGGAGGTCCCTTCAAGTAAAGGAGATAGGACAAAG AGCCTAGATTCTGATCTCTCTGATGGACCTATCACCATGCAGGAGTATCTTGAGGTGAAAAACGCGCTCTCGGCCTCCGAGGCCAAAATCCAGCATCTCCTGAAAGCCAACAGCAATCTGAGCGATGAGCTGCGACTAATGCAGAAAAAG CTGCAATCTCTGCAAAGTGAGAACACCTCTCTTAGGCGGCAGGTCACAGCCAATATCTATCAGATCCCCAGCACGTCAGACTATCCCGACCCTTCCAGTCCTTCGGCCCTGAAACGCCGGCAATCCGCTCGGGCCAGTCGGCCCATGTCTATGTACGAGACTGGCTCGGGCCTGAAGCCCTATCTCCCTAAAGGGGAAAGTCCTTATCCAGAGGAGGCTATCCCTACCCTGCATCCCTTTCCACCTCAT AAGGAAAAGGGTGCTTTTGTGACCACCTCTTCATCCCTCCCCTCATTTCCGTCCACCCTGTCCTGGTCCAAGGATGAAAGTAATCTAAAG GCCTCCAAGTTAGACAAGCAGAGCAGCATGCCTGAAAGCGATTACGACAATACATTCAACGACTCGGAGGTGGACGATTCGGG ggcgTGCAGGAGAGGGAGGCTGAGGAGCAGCGGCCGACTAGGGGAAGGCAGCTCCATCCCCGAGCTGGACGACCTGGAGGTGGAATTGGACTCCACCCTACCCAGCACCGAGGATGTCATCCGCAAAACCGAGCAGATCACCAAGAATATTCAGGAGCTTCTGCGAGCGGCCCAGGATAACAAACACGAGAG CTTCATACCCTGCTCAGAAAGGATACATGTGGCTGTAACAGAAATGGCCGCGCTCTTTCCAAAG AGGCCACGCTCTGAGACCGTAAGGAGCTCTCTGCGCTTGTTGACGGCCAGCGCGTGCAGGCTTCAGAACGAATGCCGGAAGGCGTTGCCTCCAGAAGGCTTCCCGGGACCGGACATGCAGCTTGTCACCCAGCAGGTTATCCAATGTGCTTATGATATTGCCAAGGCAGCTAAGCAGCTTGTCACCATCACCACTAAGGAAAACACCAACTGA
- the LOC144195105 gene encoding ARF GTPase-activating protein GIT2-like isoform X1 yields the protein MSKRMRNTEVCADCSVPEPRWASVNRGVLICDECCSVHRSLGRHSSQVRHLTQTPWPPTQLQMVQMLYSNGANSIWEHSLLDPASVMSGKRKANPQDKLHPNKSEFIKAKYQMLAFVHRIPCREDDSSTAKDLSKQLHSSVRTGNLETCLRLLSLGAQANFFHPEKGNTPLHVAAKAGQVSQAELLTVYGADPGAPDSNGKTPIDYAREAGHHELADRLVEIQYELTDRLAFYLCGRKPDHKNGLHFIVPQMADSSLDLSELAKAAKKKLQSLSNHLFEELAMDVYDEVDRRETDAVWLATQNHSALVTETTLVPFLPVNPEYSSTRNQGRQKLARFNAHEFATLVIDILSDAKRRQQGNSVTIPKDNVELILKSMSTRPCSDSQDNDQPDYDSVASDEDTDQEVPSSKGDRTKSLDSDLSDGPITMQEYLEVKNALSASEAKIQHLLKANSNLSDELRLMQKKLQSLQSENTSLRRQVTANIYQIPSTSDYPDPSSPSALKRRQSARASRPMSMYETGSGLKPYLPKGESPYPEEAIPTLHPFPPHKEKGAFVTTSSSLPSFPSTLSWSKDESNLKHQSLPLQASKLDKQSSMPESDYDNTFNDSEVDDSGACRRGRLRSSGRLGEGSSIPELDDLEVELDSTLPSTEDVIRKTEQITKNIQELLRAAQDNKHESFIPCSERIHVAVTEMAALFPKRPRSETVRSSLRLLTASACRLQNECRKALPPEGFPGPDMQLVTQQVIQCAYDIAKAAKQLVTITTKENTN from the exons ATGTCCAAACGCATGAGGAACACGGAGGTGTGTGCAGACTGTTCCGTCCCAG AACCCCGCTGGGCCTCAGTGAATAGGGGTGTGTTGATTTGTGATGAGTGTTGCAGTGTTCATCGAAGTCTGGGCAGGCACAGCTCACAAGTCCGCCATCTGACTCAAACGCCATGGCCTCCTACACAGCTACAA ATGGTTCAGATGTTGTACAGCAATGGCGCTAATTCAATTTGGGAGCACTCTCTTCTGGACCCAGCGTCTGTAATGAGTGGAAAACGCAAAGCCAACCCCCAGGACAAATTGCA CCCCAACAAATCAGAATTCATCAAAGCTAAATATCAGATGTTGGCATTTGTTCACCGCATACCTTGTCGGGAGGATGACAGCTCAACAGCCAAAGACTTGAGTAAG CAACTTCATTCAAGTGTTCGCACTGGGAATCTTGAAACCTGTTTGAGATTGCTCTCACTAGGAGCTCAAGCAAACTTTTTTCACCCT gaaaaaggaAACACTCCCTTGCATGTGGCAGCAAAAGCAGGCCAAGTCTCTCAAGCGGAACTCTTAACTGTTTACGGCGCCGATCCTGGAGCCCCAGATAGCAATGGCAAAACTCCCATTGACTATGCCAG AGAGGCGGGACATCACGAACTGGCAGATAGACTAGTGGAAATTCAGTATGAGTTGACAGATCGGCTGGCATTCTACCTGTGTGGAAGAAAACCAG ATCATAAAAATGGGCTGCACTTCATTGTTCCTCAAATGGCTGACAG CAGTTTAGATTTATCCGAACTGGCCAAGGCAGCAAAGAAGAAGCTGCAGTCA CTAAGTAATCATTTATTTGAAGAGCTGGCCATGGATGTGTATGATGAGGTGGACAGGCGAGAGACTGATGCAG TGTGGTTAGCAACACAGAATCACAGTGCTCTTGTGACGGAGACAACTCTGGTGCCTTTCCTTCCTGTTAATCCAGAGTATTCATCAACAAGGAACCAG ggACGCCAGAAACTTGCAAGATTCAATGCCCATGAATTTGCAACTCTTGTGATTGACATACTAAGTGATGCTAAGCGAAGACAACAAGGCAATTCAGTAACCATCCCTAAAG ACAATGTGGAACTTATCCTGAAGAGCATGTCTACTAGGCCATGCAGTGATAGCCAGGATAATGACCAGCCCGATTACGACAGTGTAGCATCAGATGAGGATACGGATCAGGAGGTCCCTTCAAGTAAAGGAGATAGGACAAAG AGCCTAGATTCTGATCTCTCTGATGGACCTATCACCATGCAGGAGTATCTTGAGGTGAAAAACGCGCTCTCGGCCTCCGAGGCCAAAATCCAGCATCTCCTGAAAGCCAACAGCAATCTGAGCGATGAGCTGCGACTAATGCAGAAAAAG CTGCAATCTCTGCAAAGTGAGAACACCTCTCTTAGGCGGCAGGTCACAGCCAATATCTATCAGATCCCCAGCACGTCAGACTATCCCGACCCTTCCAGTCCTTCGGCCCTGAAACGCCGGCAATCCGCTCGGGCCAGTCGGCCCATGTCTATGTACGAGACTGGCTCGGGCCTGAAGCCCTATCTCCCTAAAGGGGAAAGTCCTTATCCAGAGGAGGCTATCCCTACCCTGCATCCCTTTCCACCTCAT AAGGAAAAGGGTGCTTTTGTGACCACCTCTTCATCCCTCCCCTCATTTCCGTCCACCCTGTCCTGGTCCAAGGATGAAAGTAATCTAAAG CATCAATCGCTTCCTCTGCAGGCCTCCAAGTTAGACAAGCAGAGCAGCATGCCTGAAAGCGATTACGACAATACATTCAACGACTCGGAGGTGGACGATTCGGG ggcgTGCAGGAGAGGGAGGCTGAGGAGCAGCGGCCGACTAGGGGAAGGCAGCTCCATCCCCGAGCTGGACGACCTGGAGGTGGAATTGGACTCCACCCTACCCAGCACCGAGGATGTCATCCGCAAAACCGAGCAGATCACCAAGAATATTCAGGAGCTTCTGCGAGCGGCCCAGGATAACAAACACGAGAG CTTCATACCCTGCTCAGAAAGGATACATGTGGCTGTAACAGAAATGGCCGCGCTCTTTCCAAAG AGGCCACGCTCTGAGACCGTAAGGAGCTCTCTGCGCTTGTTGACGGCCAGCGCGTGCAGGCTTCAGAACGAATGCCGGAAGGCGTTGCCTCCAGAAGGCTTCCCGGGACCGGACATGCAGCTTGTCACCCAGCAGGTTATCCAATGTGCTTATGATATTGCCAAGGCAGCTAAGCAGCTTGTCACCATCACCACTAAGGAAAACACCAACTGA